From the genome of Wolbachia endosymbiont (group B) of Parapoynx stratiotata, one region includes:
- a CDS encoding ATP-binding protein — protein sequence MVLKILNNNERLQTISTVKMVIFGPYGIGKTSLLKTVDEPTLCLDFEAGLLAVQDWQGDSISLRTWNEARDIACLIGGPNPALKYDQAYSQRHHEHVSGKYKDLFPEFSKYRCIFVDSITVASRLCLLWAKMQPEAFSERSGKQDMRAAYGLLAQEMMAWLNQFQHIRDKDIIIVGTLGQYLDDFNRPIWLPQCEGTKTASEIPGIVDEVISMVGIKRDDGTEKRSFVCHTLNPWGYPAKDRSGRLSMVEEPHLGKLLTKIKSKF from the coding sequence ATGGTTCTTAAAATTTTGAATAATAATGAAAGATTGCAAACAATATCAACTGTAAAAATGGTCATCTTTGGTCCTTATGGTATTGGTAAAACAAGTCTCCTAAAGACCGTAGATGAACCAACACTTTGCCTTGATTTTGAAGCAGGGCTTCTTGCTGTTCAAGATTGGCAAGGAGATTCAATTAGTCTTCGCACTTGGAATGAAGCTAGAGATATTGCTTGTCTTATAGGGGGGCCTAATCCTGCGCTGAAGTATGATCAAGCATATAGCCAAAGACACCATGAACATGTATCTGGTAAGTACAAAGATCTTTTCCCTGAGTTTTCTAAATACCGATGCATCTTTGTAGATAGTATAACCGTTGCTTCACGTTTATGTCTATTATGGGCAAAAATGCAACCTGAGGCTTTTTCTGAGAGATCGGGAAAACAGGACATGAGAGCTGCATATGGATTACTTGCTCAGGAAATGATGGCTTGGCTCAATCAATTTCAACACATCAGAGACAAAGACATCATCATAGTTGGCACTTTAGGTCAATATCTCGATGATTTCAATCGTCCAATTTGGCTACCTCAATGCGAAGGGACTAAAACTGCTAGTGAGATTCCTGGAATAGTTGATGAAGTAATCAGTATGGTTGGAATCAAGAGAGATGATGGAACGGAGAAACGCTCTTTTGTTTGCCACACTTTAAACCCTTGGGGATACCCAGCTAAAGACCGCAGTGGACGCCTGAGTATGGTTGAAGAACCGCATTTAGGCAAGCTGCTTACAAAGATTAAAAGCAAGTTTTAA
- a CDS encoding RNA polymerase sigma factor, with translation MKLKNIAIIVKNVKYQAYRLKLAKCFIDENNEDLEQELFCEIWPCLDQYDEDKSSFNTFVARLTENKAINLLKKQRCAKRDINNYISIDVTELLEGEITKRIDVDYMISVLPKEWQNICEQLKFFNLHEVAKMNNVSRTTLNNIIKKIRAKLSPIYYEGKKKN, from the coding sequence ATGAAATTAAAAAATATAGCTATAATTGTTAAAAACGTAAAATACCAAGCCTATAGACTAAAACTTGCTAAGTGCTTTATTGATGAGAATAACGAAGACCTTGAGCAAGAACTCTTCTGTGAAATTTGGCCATGCCTTGATCAGTATGATGAAGATAAAAGTAGCTTTAACACCTTTGTAGCAAGATTAACTGAAAATAAAGCTATTAACCTGTTAAAGAAACAGCGATGTGCAAAACGCGATATCAATAACTATATTAGTATCGATGTAACAGAGCTACTTGAGGGTGAAATAACAAAACGCATTGATGTAGACTATATGATCTCGGTTTTACCAAAGGAATGGCAAAATATATGTGAGCAACTTAAATTTTTTAACTTACATGAAGTTGCCAAAATGAACAACGTTTCAAGAACCACTTTAAACAATATTATCAAGAAGATACGTGCCAAACTTTCTCCCATTTACTACGAAGGCAAAAAGAAAAATTGA
- a CDS encoding Holliday junction resolvase: MLTLDLGKQTGWTILHDGIVQSGSKSFHVSRFSGGGMQFLNFRNWLNALKYKFPGIEVVYFEEVRRHLGTDAAHIYGGFLAHLSAWCEEHHVPYKGVSVKTIKRFITGKGNASKADVIEAVQEKGFCPMDDNEADSLALMFYVMNVSKDLNSLKIP; this comes from the coding sequence ATGCTCACCCTAGATCTTGGTAAACAAACTGGCTGGACTATTTTACATGATGGAATAGTACAAAGTGGAAGTAAGAGTTTTCATGTTAGCAGGTTTAGTGGTGGTGGAATGCAGTTTTTAAATTTTCGTAATTGGCTTAATGCACTTAAGTATAAATTTCCAGGTATTGAAGTTGTGTACTTTGAAGAAGTGAGAAGACACTTGGGAACTGATGCTGCACATATCTATGGAGGGTTTTTAGCACACCTTTCTGCTTGGTGTGAAGAACATCATGTGCCATACAAAGGTGTATCTGTGAAAACTATCAAACGCTTTATAACAGGCAAAGGCAATGCAAGTAAAGCTGATGTCATTGAGGCAGTACAGGAAAAGGGTTTTTGTCCAATGGATGATAATGAAGCGGACTCTTTAGCTTTAATGTTCTATGTTATGAATGTTAGTAAAGATCTTAACAGTCTAAAAATCCCATAG
- a CDS encoding ankyrin repeat domain-containing protein — MADNLSLELIKCLINQPGLDVNVRGLNGKTPLHCAIEFDELSMVDLLLTKKNINPFVEDNEGKTSLDYAKEEKKAEILKALISNKYGSEQDSLLHLAAMIGEVNAVRYLIGKGIDVNVRNALHHTPLHLAAGIGHAEVVKILIREGKAEIDVFDARNQTPMHYAVNNKKLEIVKLLLKLGADVNSARMGQNSMKLSPVHIAVSNTNYDERDLCLDILKCLIREPNAQVNLQDYENKTPLHYAERLKTIEVLLTREDIDPLVKDDSGKTPFDYAKPEIKKALMSNKYGSEKNSLLHLAAQRGEIEIVESILKEEIDIDISNNKGLSPIYLAAEKGHLHVVKLLLKKGANYIPVLHLAIKSNNLELLKVLFNEKNGVLLCRDTVVNFPTLHNKYIAQREIADKRMKKHNNIICICITVSAIAVAIYIGLITTTISSAIIFATITGVFALIIALMISEMSKRYIENEFQKKMFMELEECSSIVNDIEIEPIMSRCRQ; from the coding sequence ATGGCTGATAACTTAAGTTTAGAGTTAATAAAGTGTCTCATTAATCAACCTGGATTAGATGTAAATGTTAGAGGATTAAACGGAAAAACCCCACTACATTGCGCTATAGAGTTTGACGAATTAAGTATGGTGGATTTGTTACTCACGAAGAAGAACATTAATCCTTTTGTGGAAGATAATGAAGGTAAAACATCTCTTGATTACGCCAAAGAAGAGAAAAAAGCAGAAATATTGAAAGCGTTAATTAGTAACAAATACGGGTCAGAACAAGATAGTTTACTTCATTTAGCTGCAATGATAGGTGAAGTTAATGCAGTCAGATATTTGATAGGAAAAGGTATTGACGTTAATGTACGAAATGCTCTGCATCATACGCCATTACATCTAGCAGCAGGAATAGGACATGCAGAAGTTGTAAAGATTTTGATAAGAGAAGGAAAAGCTGAAATAGATGTCTTTGATGCGCGAAATCAGACACCAATGCACTATGCAGTTAATAATAAAAAGTTAGAGATAGTAAAGTTACTGCTGAAACTTGGAGCAGATGTAAATAGTGCACGTATGGGACAAAACTCAATGAAATTGTCGCCTGTTCATATAGCTGTAAGTAATACTAATTACGATGAAAGAGACTTATGTCTTGATATTCTCAAATGCTTAATAAGGGAGCCTAATGCTCAAGTCAATTTACAAGATTACGAAAATAAAACGCCACTACATTACGCTGAAAGACTTAAAACAATAGAGGTTTTACTAACACGAGAAGATATAGACCCTCTGGTAAAAGACGATAGCGGCAAGACACCATTTGATTACGCTAAACCTGAGATAAAGAAGGCTTTGATGAGTAATAAATACGGTTCTGAAAAGAATAGTCTACTCCATTTAGCTGCACAAAGAGGAGAAATTGAGATTGTAGAGTCTATCTTAAAAGAAGAAATTGATATTGACATTTCAAATAATAAAGGTCTATCACCGATTTATCTTGCTGCAGAAAAAGGACATTTACATGTAGTAAAATTACTACTGAAAAAAGGAGCAAACTATATACCTGTTTTGCACTTAGCAATCAAGTCAAATAATTTAGAATTACTTAAAGTTTTATTTAATGAAAAAAATGGAGTGTTACTCTGCAGAGATACCGTTGTTAATTTTCCAACCCTTCATAATAAATATATAGCACAGAGAGAAATAGCAGATAAAAGGATGAAAAAACATAATAATATTATCTGCATCTGTATTACAGTCAGCGCAATAGCAGTAGCAATATATATAGGGTTAATAACAACAACAATAAGCAGTGCAATCATTTTTGCAACAATAACAGGGGTATTTGCGCTTATTATAGCACTAATGATAAGTGAGATGAGCAAAAGATATATAGAAAACGAATTTCAGAAAAAGATGTTTATGGAGCTGGAGGAGTGTAGTTCTATTGTTAATGATATTGAGATAGAACCAATTATGAGTAGATGCAGACAATGA